Proteins encoded in a region of the Zunongwangia endophytica genome:
- a CDS encoding cytochrome C oxidase subunit IV family protein — MAHDNTAHQHESSTKRIWQVFAILSLVTIVEVILGILRPPFLTETTVIGMHLLNWIFIILTLYKAYYIAWAFMHMEHETKGLRRAVVWSGIFLAIYLIFILLTEGGYIYEVYENGYIAWDF; from the coding sequence ATGGCACACGATAATACAGCACATCAGCACGAATCAAGTACAAAAAGAATCTGGCAGGTTTTCGCTATTCTTTCTTTAGTAACCATTGTAGAGGTAATATTAGGTATTTTAAGACCTCCTTTTTTAACCGAAACAACGGTAATAGGTATGCACCTATTAAACTGGATATTTATTATTCTTACGTTATACAAAGCATACTATATCGCATGGGCATTTATGCACATGGAGCATGAAACTAAAGGTTTAAGAAGAGCCGTAGTATGGTCTGGTATCTTTTTAGCGATATATTTAATCTTTATACTCTTAACCGAAGGTGGTTATATTTATGAAGTTTATGAAAACGGTTATATAGCTTGGGATTTTTAA
- a CDS encoding VanZ family protein, which produces MAGGYTATLLFFSLYKITPEFEVGGFSVTDKMLHASAYLMLFVFWNLAFFLKSNTETSYKSTIVKISLACIFFGMLIEVLQGTLTSYRQADWWDVVANSTGVLIASFLFLAFERPLKKVKN; this is translated from the coding sequence TTGGCAGGAGGATACACGGCAACGCTGCTTTTTTTCTCGTTGTATAAAATTACACCAGAATTTGAAGTAGGAGGGTTTAGTGTAACCGATAAGATGCTGCATGCATCTGCCTATTTAATGTTATTTGTATTTTGGAATTTGGCTTTTTTTCTGAAATCCAATACAGAAACATCATATAAGTCGACAATAGTAAAAATAAGTTTAGCTTGTATTTTCTTTGGTATGTTAATTGAGGTCTTACAAGGGACGCTCACTAGCTACAGACAAGCAGACTGGTGGGATGTTGTCGCAAATTCAACCGGTGTTTTAATAGCATCATTTCTTTTTTTAGCTTTTGAGCGACCACTCAAAAAGGTTAAAAACTGA
- a CDS encoding gliding motility protein RemB, whose translation MKYLLLPILFFSFCGLYSQNAEVYPVFPECDTVNYNSSEACFNATLTEFVVERFQVPSTLQEKSYNGQITVIFEVSRTGTFRVMYVDAAYESLKEEVERVFSLLPQIQPAMYNAEPTYMQFRLPINIPLESNLIQEVRSENITSVDAPIIAQQNREDLNENELVKAANEYDSIKSKIFTNPRYDSNINIPLSHEYYSRFDAALNQIGTNTHTASKPFLFKDVSKYYDLEEDSRRLFQDRKTLVGRKIWNEHMVRFEADDYWFTFDFALDLQLGKDFNDDSRDYTYNNTRAAIFQGGLGKNLNFYAVVYENQGQFAGYYNNWAESLKPNGGDPAIIPSRGIAKPFGDNAYDYPVAEGYVSYSPSKFFNVQFGHGKNFIGDGYRSLLMSDVASPFPYLKLDTEFWKLKYTNIWMSLRDVRPEVNEDGSFKTKYMANHYLSLNVSKRLNIGLFESVIWESDNDRGFDLNYLNPVIFYRAIEFSTGPNGGNALIGLTAKYKINNQLNAYGQWIIDEFSSSDIFGGEQSWKNKLGYQLGLKYYNAFDVPNLFLQLEYNQVRPYTYSHRKPVLNYGHANQSMAHLWGANFRELIAIGRYKKDRWYGMAKMIYGKRGFDYNSFEDPFSYGENIYRSYRERPFDDGVKIGQGNTGISFFGQLEAGYIINPETNLKLYGSFIYRNMNTDLNTLTNFDISTTWLNLGIRTDIFNWYYDY comes from the coding sequence ATGAAGTATCTTCTACTTCCAATTCTATTCTTCTCTTTTTGTGGTTTGTATTCTCAGAATGCTGAGGTTTATCCCGTTTTTCCAGAATGCGATACTGTAAACTATAATTCTTCTGAAGCTTGTTTTAATGCTACTTTGACTGAATTTGTGGTAGAGCGTTTTCAAGTGCCTTCTACTTTACAGGAGAAAAGCTATAACGGACAAATTACGGTAATTTTCGAAGTTAGCAGAACCGGTACTTTTCGTGTAATGTATGTTGATGCAGCTTACGAAAGCTTAAAAGAGGAAGTGGAAAGAGTATTTTCTCTTTTGCCGCAAATTCAACCGGCAATGTACAATGCCGAACCTACTTATATGCAATTTCGATTGCCTATTAATATTCCTCTGGAAAGCAATCTAATACAAGAAGTGCGAAGTGAAAATATCACTTCGGTAGATGCACCCATAATTGCTCAGCAGAACAGAGAAGATTTGAATGAAAACGAATTGGTAAAAGCTGCTAACGAATACGATTCAATAAAATCTAAAATTTTCACTAACCCGCGCTATGATAGTAATATTAATATTCCGCTTTCTCACGAATATTATTCTAGATTCGATGCGGCACTGAATCAGATAGGGACAAACACACATACGGCTTCAAAACCATTTTTATTTAAAGATGTTTCCAAATATTACGATTTAGAGGAAGACTCAAGACGTTTATTTCAGGATCGAAAAACATTAGTGGGTCGTAAAATCTGGAATGAGCATATGGTTCGCTTTGAAGCCGATGATTATTGGTTTACTTTCGATTTTGCTTTAGATCTTCAGTTAGGTAAAGATTTTAATGACGATAGTAGGGATTATACTTACAATAATACTCGAGCGGCTATTTTTCAGGGTGGTTTAGGAAAGAATCTAAATTTCTACGCGGTAGTTTATGAAAATCAAGGCCAGTTTGCTGGATATTACAATAATTGGGCAGAGTCTCTTAAACCAAACGGCGGCGATCCTGCTATTATACCTTCACGAGGTATTGCAAAGCCTTTTGGCGATAATGCATACGATTATCCGGTTGCTGAAGGTTATGTTTCTTATAGTCCTTCAAAATTCTTCAATGTTCAGTTTGGGCATGGTAAAAATTTTATCGGTGATGGTTATCGTTCTCTTTTAATGAGCGATGTTGCTTCTCCTTTTCCTTATCTAAAATTGGATACTGAATTTTGGAAATTGAAATACACAAATATATGGATGTCTTTACGCGATGTACGTCCAGAGGTTAATGAGGACGGTAGTTTTAAAACTAAATACATGGCAAACCATTATTTAAGTTTAAATGTTAGCAAACGTCTTAATATTGGTTTGTTTGAGTCTGTAATTTGGGAAAGTGATAATGATCGAGGCTTTGATCTTAATTATTTAAATCCTGTAATTTTTTATAGAGCTATAGAGTTCTCTACCGGTCCTAACGGAGGTAATGCTCTAATTGGTCTTACGGCAAAATATAAAATCAATAATCAGTTGAACGCCTATGGCCAGTGGATTATCGATGAGTTCTCTTCTTCTGATATTTTTGGAGGTGAACAGAGTTGGAAAAATAAACTTGGCTATCAATTGGGATTGAAATATTATAATGCTTTCGACGTACCTAACCTTTTTCTTCAGTTAGAATACAATCAGGTTCGACCTTATACTTATTCCCATAGAAAACCCGTTTTAAACTACGGTCATGCCAATCAATCTATGGCGCATTTATGGGGCGCGAATTTTAGAGAACTAATTGCCATTGGTAGGTATAAAAAAGATCGTTGGTACGGAATGGCAAAAATGATTTACGGAAAAAGAGGTTTTGATTATAATTCTTTTGAAGATCCTTTTTCGTATGGAGAGAATATTTACCGAAGTTATAGAGAAAGACCTTTTGATGATGGTGTGAAAATAGGGCAGGGCAATACCGGGATTTCCTTTTTTGGTCAATTAGAGGCAGGGTATATTATTAACCCTGAAACCAATTTGAAGCTTTACGGTAGTTTTATTTATAGAAATATGAATACCGATTTGAATACACTAACTAACTTCGATATTTCTACTACCTGGCTTAACCTCGGAATACGTACAGATATTTTTAACTGGTACTACGATTACTAG
- a CDS encoding cytochrome c oxidase subunit 3: MDATVARTGTEGKTWGGGNQPLGASYGKLMMWFFILSDALTFTGFLSAYGFSRFKFADSWPIPDEVFNHFPFLHGVDAPMYYVALMTFILIFSSVTMVLAVDAGHHMKQGKVTIYMFLTIIGGLIFLGSQAWEWSNFISGEYGALTSKGGKILQFVDGEGHRVALEDIAVAHEGERITHAENTGVWFEGESTVSDFTLEEIKEGFAANDNLYIRTLDFNEEGEKVILSRDESQNWLDNNAVGIVEGANLTENEYGPPLFADFFFFITGFHGFHVLSGVIINVIIFFNVIVGTYERRGSYEMVEKVGLYWHFVDLVWVFVFTFFYLV, from the coding sequence ATGGACGCTACTGTTGCTAGAACAGGTACCGAAGGTAAAACTTGGGGCGGTGGTAACCAACCACTTGGAGCCAGCTATGGTAAGTTGATGATGTGGTTCTTCATCCTTTCCGATGCACTTACATTCACGGGGTTTTTATCAGCTTACGGGTTTTCCAGATTCAAATTTGCAGATTCTTGGCCAATACCCGATGAGGTTTTTAATCACTTTCCTTTTTTACATGGAGTAGACGCACCAATGTACTATGTTGCATTAATGACGTTTATTCTTATTTTCTCTTCTGTTACTATGGTATTAGCGGTAGATGCTGGCCACCACATGAAACAGGGGAAAGTAACTATTTACATGTTTTTAACCATTATCGGAGGTTTAATCTTCCTTGGTTCTCAGGCATGGGAGTGGAGCAACTTTATTTCCGGAGAATATGGAGCGTTGACTTCTAAGGGGGGTAAAATTCTCCAATTTGTAGATGGTGAAGGTCATCGCGTAGCCTTAGAAGATATAGCTGTAGCACACGAAGGAGAAAGAATAACGCACGCTGAAAATACAGGTGTTTGGTTCGAAGGAGAATCAACAGTTTCCGATTTTACACTTGAGGAGATTAAAGAAGGCTTTGCAGCTAACGATAATCTTTACATAAGAACGCTGGATTTTAACGAAGAAGGAGAAAAGGTAATTTTATCCAGAGACGAATCTCAAAATTGGTTAGATAATAATGCAGTTGGTATTGTAGAAGGAGCAAATTTAACTGAGAACGAATACGGCCCGCCCTTGTTCGCAGATTTCTTTTTCTTTATTACTGGATTCCACGGTTTTCACGTACTTTCTGGAGTAATCATTAATGTGATTATTTTCTTCAACGTAATTGTTGGAACCTACGAAAGAAGAGGAAGCTATGAAATGGTAGAGAAAGTTGGTTTATACTGGCACTTTGTAGATTTAGTTTGGGTATTCGTATTTACTTTCTTTTACCTTGTTTAA
- a CDS encoding energy transducer TonB has product MEPKKNPKADLSRRSVLFLQLGLILVLFVTWQAIEWKTYEKSDIDTGMVQMDQLEDEEIPITQMQNTPPPPPPPPPAPEVIEVVEDEEEVEEDEIESTETSLEDIVEVEEVVEAPSEEEVADVPFSVIEDVPIFPGCENLKNNDERKACMSEKVQKFVVKEFDTDLGSELGLSGITRVIVQFKINKQGKITEVRARAPHPRLEQEAARVVNKLPKMQPGKQRGKPVGVVYSLPIVFQIQD; this is encoded by the coding sequence ATGGAACCTAAGAAAAATCCTAAAGCAGATTTGTCCAGAAGAAGCGTATTGTTTCTTCAATTAGGTCTAATATTGGTTCTTTTTGTAACCTGGCAGGCTATCGAATGGAAGACTTATGAAAAGTCTGATATCGATACCGGAATGGTGCAGATGGATCAATTAGAAGACGAAGAAATTCCAATTACTCAAATGCAAAACACGCCTCCACCACCACCGCCACCACCACCGGCGCCAGAGGTAATCGAAGTTGTGGAAGACGAGGAAGAAGTAGAAGAAGATGAAATCGAATCTACAGAAACCAGTCTTGAGGACATCGTAGAGGTAGAAGAAGTTGTTGAAGCACCTTCTGAAGAAGAAGTTGCAGATGTTCCTTTTTCTGTAATTGAAGATGTGCCAATTTTCCCAGGCTGTGAAAATCTTAAAAACAACGATGAGCGTAAAGCTTGTATGAGTGAAAAAGTTCAGAAATTTGTAGTGAAAGAATTCGATACAGATTTAGGTTCAGAACTTGGATTATCAGGTATTACTCGTGTAATTGTGCAGTTTAAGATTAACAAGCAAGGAAAAATCACAGAGGTTAGAGCTCGTGCTCCACACCCTAGATTAGAGCAGGAAGCAGCTAGAGTAGTTAATAAACTACCTAAAATGCAACCAGGTAAACAAAGAGGTAAGCCAGTAGGTGTTGTTTACTCGCTACCAATTGTTTTCCAGATTCAGGATTAA
- a CDS encoding cytochrome c oxidase subunit 3, with amino-acid sequence MDLTRGSEQDRRNRAKKMMLLFAIISMVMMFAGLTSAYVVSKSRPDWLTQFELPQSFLWSTIVIVVSSITMFLAKKNIIAGNRTNGTAFLIGTLVLASVFVVFQFQGFASIVEAGYYFTGSESTITTSFIYVLVLAHLAHLAGGLIVLLVLIYNHFKQRYYNGQTLGLELGATFWHFLDLLWVYLFCFLYFFR; translated from the coding sequence ATGGATTTAACAAGAGGAAGCGAACAGGATAGAAGAAATCGCGCAAAGAAGATGATGCTTCTATTTGCGATTATTAGTATGGTGATGATGTTTGCAGGGCTTACTAGTGCTTACGTTGTAAGTAAAAGTAGACCAGATTGGCTTACGCAATTTGAGTTGCCTCAATCTTTTTTATGGAGCACGATTGTTATTGTGGTTAGTAGTATCACGATGTTTTTAGCTAAAAAGAATATAATTGCAGGAAATAGAACTAATGGTACCGCTTTTTTAATAGGTACTTTAGTCTTAGCTTCAGTATTTGTAGTGTTTCAATTTCAGGGTTTTGCGAGCATTGTGGAAGCCGGTTATTATTTTACAGGTAGTGAAAGTACAATAACCACAAGTTTTATTTATGTGCTTGTTTTGGCGCATTTAGCCCACTTGGCGGGAGGTTTGATTGTTCTTTTGGTGCTAATTTATAATCATTTTAAACAGCGCTACTATAACGGGCAAACACTTGGATTAGAGCTAGGTGCAACTTTTTGGCACTTCCTTGATCTACTGTGGGTTTACCTGTTTTGCTTTTTATATTTCTTTAGATAA
- the cyoE gene encoding heme o synthase, which produces MSSAGVHSTSPSILSDFKEITKMRLAISVVFSSVAGYFLGAETVDFVTVLLLSIGGYFMVGASNAYNQIIERDLDALMDRTKNRPIPAGRMSITNAFIIASLFTILGLVVLYIINPKTAMFGGISIFLYVSIYTPLKTKTPLSVFVGAFPGAIPFMLGWVAASGSFSIESGTLFMIQFFWQFPHFWAIGWWLYDDYKKGGFFMLPTGKRDKGTAIQVILYSVWTILVSLIPVFGVTGRLYLTPVSGVIILILGLGMLYYAVRLFKLKTADAAKRLMLASVSYITLLQIVYVLDKFIREWI; this is translated from the coding sequence TTGAGCAGCGCAGGCGTACATAGTACTTCCCCTTCAATATTATCGGATTTTAAGGAAATAACCAAAATGCGTCTGGCTATTAGCGTGGTTTTTTCTTCGGTAGCCGGCTATTTCTTAGGTGCTGAGACAGTTGATTTTGTAACGGTACTTCTTCTTTCTATTGGCGGTTATTTTATGGTTGGTGCATCTAATGCCTATAACCAAATAATTGAGAGAGATCTGGATGCGTTGATGGATAGGACTAAAAACAGGCCTATTCCAGCAGGTAGAATGTCAATTACCAATGCATTTATCATTGCCAGCCTGTTTACAATTTTAGGATTGGTGGTGTTATATATTATTAATCCTAAAACAGCGATGTTTGGGGGTATTAGTATATTCTTATATGTAAGTATTTATACTCCACTAAAAACAAAAACACCATTGTCTGTTTTTGTCGGTGCATTTCCGGGGGCTATTCCATTTATGTTGGGATGGGTTGCAGCATCAGGCAGTTTCAGTATAGAATCTGGAACATTATTTATGATCCAGTTCTTTTGGCAATTTCCGCATTTCTGGGCAATTGGATGGTGGTTGTACGATGATTATAAAAAGGGAGGCTTTTTTATGCTTCCTACAGGAAAAAGAGATAAAGGAACAGCAATACAAGTAATTTTATATAGCGTTTGGACAATATTGGTTTCGTTAATTCCGGTTTTTGGAGTAACAGGGCGATTGTATCTTACACCAGTTTCAGGAGTTATCATTTTAATACTGGGACTAGGTATGCTTTATTACGCCGTTAGGCTTTTTAAATTGAAAACAGCAGATGCGGCAAAACGTTTAATGCTGGCTAGTGTTTCATATATTACTTTATTGCAAATTGTTTATGTTTTGGATAAATTTATAAGAGAATGGATTTAA
- the gcvH gene encoding glycine cleavage system protein GcvH translates to MNIPEDLKYTRDHEWVKIDGDIATVGITDFAQGELGDIVYVEVESVDESLDREDVFGTVEAVKTVSDLYLPLTGEIVEFNDSLEDEPEKVNNDPYTDGWMIKIKFSEISELEDLLTAEEYKEIIGG, encoded by the coding sequence ATGAATATTCCAGAGGATTTAAAGTACACCAGAGACCACGAGTGGGTTAAAATCGACGGTGACATTGCAACTGTAGGTATCACAGATTTTGCACAGGGAGAGTTGGGAGATATTGTTTACGTTGAGGTAGAATCTGTAGACGAATCTTTAGACCGCGAAGATGTATTTGGTACCGTAGAGGCTGTAAAAACAGTTTCAGATCTGTATTTGCCCTTAACAGGTGAGATTGTTGAATTTAACGACAGTCTTGAAGATGAGCCGGAAAAAGTGAATAACGATCCCTATACAGATGGTTGGATGATCAAAATTAAGTTTTCTGAAATTTCTGAACTGGAAGATCTTCTTACTGCAGAAGAATATAAAGAAATTATCGGTGGTTAA